The Brassica oleracea var. oleracea cultivar TO1000 chromosome C6, BOL, whole genome shotgun sequence genome includes a region encoding these proteins:
- the LOC106298659 gene encoding PTI1-like tyrosine-protein kinase At3g15890, translated as MRLFSCLCCGKGFDRKKNVKTEQPLWREFTLKELHAATNSFNYDNKLGEGRFGSVYWGQLPDGSQIAVKRLKASREEISFAVEVNILGGTRHKNLLTARGYCAEGQERLIVYEYIPNSSLVSHLHSSEPLLDWTRRMKIAVTSAQAIAYLHHHATPRIVHGDVRASNVLLDSEFEARVTDFGYGKLMPEEDGASKANNTSGYLSPECVESGGGSSMGDVYSFGVLLLELVTGTRPIERLNQTIKRGITEWVLLLVYEKKYGEIVDQRLNGKYVDKELKKVVLVGLMCAQSEPEKRPTMSEVVEMLMNESKEKMAYLEGIPLFNKNNGG; from the exons ATGCGATTATTTAGTTGCCTCTGTTGTGGAAAAGGGTTTGATCG GAAAAAGAATGTGAAGACTGAGCAGCCATTATGGAGGGAGTTTACATTAAAAGAACTTCACGCAGCCACAAACAGTTTTAATTATGACAACAAACTCGGTGAAGGTCGGTTTGGTAGTGTCTATTGGGGTCAGCTACCTGATGGATCTCAA ATTGCTGTCAAGAGGTTGAAGGCTAGCAGAGAAGAGATAAGTTTTGCTGTAGAAGTCAACATTCTAGGCGGTACTCGCCACAAGAATCTACTGACTGCACGAGGCTACTGTGCAGAAGGACAAGAACGGCTCATTGTATATGAGTACATACCAAATTCGAGCTTGGTCTCGCATCTTCATTCATCTGAGCCGCTTCTTGATTGGACCAGGCGGATGAAAATTGCAGTAACCTCTGCTCAGGCTATAGC CTACTTACACCATCATGCAACACCTCGAATAGTCCACGGAGATGTGAGAGCAAGCAATGTGCTGCTAGATTCTGAGTTCGAAGCTCGTGTTACTGATTTTGGATATGGTAAGCTGATGCCAGAGGAAGATGGAGCTTCTAAAGCTAACAACACTAGTGGTTATCTCTCACCGGAGTGTGTTGAATCCGGTGGAGGATCATCTATGGGAGATGTTTATAGTTTTGGTGTTCTTTTGCTGGAACTGGTTACTGGTACGAGACCTATAGAGAGGCTAAACCAGACGATCAAACGGGGTATTACCGAATGGGTTTTACTTCTGGTGTACGAGAAGAAGTATGGTGAAATTGTGGATCAGAGGCTGAATGGGAAGTATGTTGATAAGGAGCTGAAAAAGGTAGTTTTGGTAGGGCTAATGTGTGCTCAGAGTGAGCCAGAGAAGAGACCAACGATGTCTGAGGTTGTGGAGATGCTTATGAATGAATCTAAGGAGAAAATGGCTTATCTTGAAGGTATTCCACTCTTCAACAAAAACAATGGAGGTTGA
- the LOC106296230 gene encoding TSK-associating protein 1-like — translation MEISAIRMNFLALGLSLCLVLSSFHGVSCQDDGAASRLSHLDLIEREYQDSVNAIQGKEDQSASIQSENQKNTTATDKNTISLSLSDESEVGGVSDESVKSSSLLDDIELEIEAHLNGLNQAGSKYDEVLSAQRQKMLEDIERDMEAASSASLEQIKTDELSEGIDEQQSAKTQSLLDEIEREFETATKDLEQLKVNDFTGDKLDEEQSAKRKSMLEAIEREFEAAVEGLEELKVSDSTGSKDDEEQSAKRLSVLEEIEREFEAATESLKQLQVDGSSEDTEQTGKRQSMLDEIEREFEAATRDLKQLNDFTEGADDEQSAKRNSVVEEMEREFEAATKKLNYLAEGSDNEEQSAKRKTMLEEMEREFEAAIGGLKQIKDDESKYTEEQASKRKIMLEEIEREFEEARSGFSTNANKEGSAKKHSITLESLGLGQSGVCGCFNQDKAGLKQDEDASIAISTKYSIEEILTEESSLQGTDTSSSLTKSLTQLVENHRKEKESHNVHTSSTSESAATSETVESLRAKLRELRGLTARQLVTRQDFESIILMAATFEELSSAPISYISRLAKYGNVIKEGLEASERVHMAKARATMLKETSREKQIFVDANFEEAKKLAQRGDALYVRIFAIKKLLKKLETERESVDVMFKEIVKGLSHLLVDASEAYEEYHGAVRKAKDEQAAEEFAREATQSAEMIWVKFLSSL, via the exons ATGGAAATATCCGCCATAAGAATGAATTTTCTCGCGCTGGGTTTGTCTCTGTGTCTTGTTCTTTCGAGTTTCCATGGCGTTTCTTGTCAG GATGATGGTGCTGCTAGTAGGTTGAGTCATCTGGATCTAATCGAACGTGAGTACCAAG ATAGTGTCAATGCTATTCAAGGCAAGGAAGATCAGT CTGCAAGTATTCAGAGTGAGAACCAGAAGAACACTACAGCGACTGATAAGAACACTATTTCTCTGTCTCTATCAGATGAATCTGAG GTTGGAGGAGTGAGTGATGAAAGTGTTAAAAGTTCGAGTCTGTTGGATGACATAGAACTTGAGATTGAAG CTCATCTCAATGGTCTTAACCAAGCTGGATCCAAATATGATGAAGTATTAT CTGCTCAGAGACAGAAGATGTTGGAAGACATCGAACGCGATATGGAAG CTGCTTCATCAGCAAGTTTGGAACAAATAAAGACTGATGAATTAAGTGAAGGAATTGATGAGCAACAAT CTGCAAAGACACAAAGTTTGCTGGACGAGATCGAACGCGAATTTGAAA CTGCTACAAAAGATCTTGAACAACTAAAGGTTAATGACTTCACTGGGGACAAGCTTGACGAAGAACAAT CTGCAAAGAGAAAAAGCATGCTTGAAGCTATTGAACGCGAGTTTGAAG CTGCTGTTGAAGGCCTTGAAGAACTAAAGGTTTCTGATTCTACCGGAAGCAAGGATGATGAAGAACAAT CTGCAAAGAGACTAAGCGTGCTGGAAGAGATTGAACGGGAATTCGAAG CTGCTACAGAGAGCCTTAAGCAACTTCAAGTTGATGGTTCGAGTGAAGACACAGAACAAA CTGGAAAGAGGCAAAGTATGCTTGACGAGATTGAACGTGAATTTGAAG CTGCTACACGTGATCTTAAGCAGCTAAATGATTTCACTGAAGGAGCTGATGATGAACAAT CTGCAAAGAGAAACAGTGTAGTAGAAGAGATGGAACGTGAGTTTGAAG CTGCTACAAAAAAACTTAATTATTTAGCTGAAGGCAGTGACAATGAAGAACAAT CTGCAAAGAGGAAGACTATGCTTGAAGAGATGGAACGTGAATTTGAAG CTGCCATTGGAGGTCTTAAACAGATCAAAGATGACGAATCTAAGTACACTGAAGAACAAG CATCTAAGAGAAAGATAATGTTGGAAGAGATCGAACGCGAATTCGAAG AAGCTCGAAGTGGCTTTAGCACAAATGCTAATAAAGAAGGAT CTGCAAAGAAACATAGTATTACATTAGAGTCTCTTGGACTAGGACAGTCAGGTGTCTGTGGCTGTTTTAATCAAGACAAAGCTGGTTTAAAGCAAGACGAAGATGCTTCAATCGCTATATCAACAAAATATAGCATAGAAGAGATCCTCACTGAAGAATCTTCACTCCAG GGCACAGATACTTCTTCTAGTCTCACTAAGTCTTTGACTCAACTAGTTGAGAATCACAGGAAAGAAAAGGAATCTCATAATGTGCACACTTCATCCACAAGTGAATCAGCAGCCACATCAGAGACTGTAGAGAGCCTTAGAGCTAAACTGAGAGAGCTTCGTGGCTTAACCGCTCGTCAGCTCGTGACACGCCAAGATTTTGAGAGCATTATCCTTATGGCTGCAACTTTCGAAGAGCTAAGCTCAGCTCCCATCAGTTACATTTCTAGGTTAGCTAAATACGGAAACGTCATAAAAGAAGGACTTGAAGCTTCTGAGAGAGTCCACATGGCAAAGGCAAGAGCCACAATGCTCAAAGAGACTTCCAGGGAGAAGCAGATCTTCGTGGACGCTAACTTCGAAGAGGCTAAGAAGCTTGCTCAAAGAGGAGACGCCTTGTACGTTAGAATCTTTGCGATCAAGAAACTGTTGAAGAAGCTTGAAACTGAGAGAGAATCTGTTGATGTGATGTTTAAGGAGATTGTGAAAGGTCTTTCTCATCTTCTTGTTGATGCTTCTGAGGCCTATGAAGAGTATCATGGAGCTGTAAGGAAGGCTAAAGACGAGCAAGCAGCTGAGGAGTTTGCGAGAGAGGCAACGCAGAGTGCAGAGATGATATGGGTTAAGTTTCTTAGTTCTCTTTAG